A stretch of the Thermus thermophilus genome encodes the following:
- a CDS encoding carboxymuconolactone decarboxylase family protein, with the protein MSVREAIWGEKREAIEESLRAVDEDLFRYIRDFAYEEVLARPGLDLKTRELLAITALIALGSPKELATHLEGALRVGATEREVREAILQSALFLGFPRALAAMKLFQKVLKGRGAPHEGEG; encoded by the coding sequence ATGAGCGTCCGGGAGGCCATCTGGGGGGAGAAGCGGGAGGCCATTGAGGAAAGCCTAAGGGCGGTGGACGAGGATCTCTTCCGCTACATCCGCGACTTCGCCTACGAGGAGGTCCTGGCCCGCCCCGGGCTGGACCTGAAGACCCGGGAGCTCCTCGCCATCACCGCCCTCATCGCCTTGGGTAGCCCCAAGGAGCTCGCCACCCACCTGGAGGGGGCCTTGAGGGTGGGGGCCACGGAACGGGAGGTGCGGGAAGCCATCCTGCAGTCCGCCCTCTTCTTGGGCTTTCCCCGGGCCCTGGCCGCCATGAAGCTTTTCCAGAAGGTGCTTAAAGGTCGTGGTGCTCCTCACGAGGGGGAAGGATAG
- the hemA gene encoding glutamyl-tRNA reductase, translated as MALPLYLVGLSHKTAPLEVREKAALDPVVALPAALTALGKGVVLSTCNRTELYGVGSPEKARAFLLERGVAPRHLYVKEGVEALRHLYRVAAGLDSLVVGEAQILGQVREALFLARRQGATESLLEKAFQTAIALGKRARSETGIGMGAVSVAYAALDLALAVYGDLSGLAVAVLGAGEMAELFLTHLKAHGVGRVLVVNRTEERARALAERFGGEAFGLSALPQVLRQADLVVASAAAPHYLVGPEDLPRRAKPLFLIDIALPRNIDPRVGDLPHAYLYNLDDLRRVVDRNLRARAGEIPKVEALIEKALGDYMEWYAGHRVREAIRALEAWARVQAAKAQPEAGPLELEKAAGRLAHPFILGLKRRALDRVGGPPCPEDCLLYRLSRT; from the coding sequence ATGGCCCTGCCCCTCTACCTGGTGGGCCTCTCCCACAAGACCGCCCCCCTGGAGGTGCGGGAGAAGGCCGCCTTGGACCCGGTGGTGGCCCTCCCTGCTGCCCTTACGGCCTTGGGCAAGGGGGTGGTCCTTTCCACCTGCAACCGCACGGAGCTTTACGGGGTGGGAAGCCCCGAGAAGGCCAGGGCCTTCCTCCTGGAAAGGGGGGTGGCCCCCCGGCACCTCTACGTGAAGGAGGGGGTGGAGGCCCTGCGCCACCTCTACCGGGTGGCTGCGGGGCTGGACTCCCTGGTGGTGGGGGAGGCCCAGATCCTGGGCCAGGTGCGGGAGGCCCTCTTCCTGGCCAGGAGGCAGGGCGCCACGGAAAGCCTCCTGGAAAAGGCCTTTCAAACGGCCATCGCCTTGGGCAAACGGGCCCGGAGCGAAACGGGCATCGGCATGGGGGCGGTGAGCGTGGCCTACGCCGCCTTGGACCTGGCCCTTGCCGTCTACGGGGACCTTTCCGGGCTTGCCGTGGCCGTGCTGGGGGCGGGGGAGATGGCGGAGCTCTTCCTCACCCACCTGAAGGCCCACGGGGTGGGGCGGGTTCTGGTGGTGAACCGCACGGAAGAACGGGCCCGGGCCCTGGCGGAGCGCTTTGGCGGCGAGGCCTTCGGCCTTTCTGCCCTTCCCCAGGTCCTCCGCCAGGCGGATTTGGTGGTGGCCTCGGCCGCCGCCCCCCACTACCTGGTGGGCCCCGAGGACCTGCCCAGGCGGGCCAAGCCCCTCTTCCTCATAGACATCGCCCTTCCCCGGAACATTGACCCCCGGGTGGGGGACCTCCCCCACGCCTACCTCTACAACCTGGACGACCTCAGGCGGGTGGTGGACCGGAACCTAAGGGCCCGCGCGGGGGAGATCCCCAAGGTGGAGGCCCTCATTGAGAAGGCCCTGGGGGACTACATGGAGTGGTACGCGGGCCACCGGGTGCGGGAGGCCATCCGGGCCCTCGAGGCCTGGGCCCGGGTCCAGGCGGCCAAGGCCCAGCCGGAGGCCGGGCCCTTGGAGCTGGAAAAGGCGGCGGGGCGTCTGGCCCACCCCTTCATCCTGGGGCTGAAGCGCCGCGCCCTGGACCGGGTGGGGGGGCCTCCCTGTCCGGAGGACTGCCTCCTCTACCGGCTTTCCCGGACATGA
- a CDS encoding intradiol ring-cleavage dioxygenase: MKRRAFLGMLLLPLARGQGTCTPTPALTQGPYYLRDVPQREDLREGLPGVPLRLLLRVRDRACRPLEGARVDLWHTDALGRYSGVNAPGTFCRGWQATDERGEVAFLTLFPGWYPSRTPHLHLRVEAGGRSFATQLFFPEEVQRQVYALPPYRERGMPRVNNRQDGLFRADLLLRLEREGEGYRGAFVLTLPG; the protein is encoded by the coding sequence ATGAAGCGGCGCGCCTTTTTGGGAATGCTCCTCCTGCCCTTGGCCCGGGGCCAGGGAACCTGCACCCCCACGCCCGCCCTCACCCAGGGCCCCTACTACCTTCGGGACGTGCCCCAAAGGGAAGACCTCAGGGAGGGGCTTCCCGGGGTGCCCTTGCGCCTCCTCCTTCGCGTGCGGGACCGGGCCTGCAGGCCCCTAGAAGGCGCCCGGGTGGACCTCTGGCACACGGACGCCCTGGGCCGCTACTCCGGGGTCAACGCCCCCGGGACCTTCTGCCGGGGCTGGCAGGCCACGGACGAACGGGGGGAGGTAGCCTTCCTCACCCTCTTCCCCGGCTGGTACCCAAGCCGCACCCCCCACCTGCACCTAAGGGTGGAGGCGGGAGGGCGGAGCTTCGCCACCCAGCTCTTCTTCCCCGAGGAGGTCCAGCGCCAGGTCTACGCCCTCCCGCCCTACCGGGAAAGGGGGATGCCCCGGGTGAACAACCGCCAGGACGGCCTCTTCCGGGCGGACCTCCTCCTCCGCCTGGAACGGGAAGGGGAGGGGTACCGGGGGGCTTTCGTCCTCACCCTGCCCGGATGA
- a CDS encoding HAD family hydrolase: MVRALTFDVGNTLILASPRFWLLPFLEERGLRPRGDVRKAALEAFRFYEENHLKARDLETALGLWREFHRRLLAGMGLEDHAEALSRELVARWQDPATWPLAPGAEETLRALKAKGYPLAVVSNWDATLPEILEVVGLRRYFDHLAVSALSGYAKPDPRLFQEALAALGVSPGEAVHVGDAEADLLGAEAAGMRALLFDPLGENPKALSRLQGVLDYLP, from the coding sequence ATGGTCCGGGCCCTGACCTTTGACGTGGGGAACACCCTGATCCTGGCGAGCCCCCGCTTCTGGCTCCTGCCCTTTCTGGAAGAGCGGGGTCTGAGGCCGCGAGGGGACGTGCGCAAGGCGGCCCTCGAGGCCTTCCGCTTCTACGAGGAAAACCACCTGAAGGCCCGGGACCTGGAGACCGCCTTGGGCCTTTGGCGGGAGTTCCACCGGAGGCTCCTCGCGGGGATGGGCCTCGAGGACCACGCCGAGGCCCTTTCCCGGGAACTCGTGGCCCGCTGGCAGGACCCCGCCACCTGGCCCCTCGCCCCGGGGGCGGAGGAAACCCTAAGGGCCCTCAAGGCCAAGGGGTACCCCCTGGCCGTGGTCTCCAACTGGGACGCCACCCTGCCGGAGATCCTCGAGGTGGTGGGCCTCAGGCGCTACTTTGACCACCTCGCGGTGAGCGCCCTCTCCGGCTACGCCAAGCCCGACCCGAGGCTCTTCCAGGAGGCCCTGGCGGCCCTCGGGGTTTCGCCGGGGGAGGCGGTGCACGTGGGGGACGCGGAGGCCGACCTCCTGGGGGCAGAGGCCGCGGGGATGCGGGCCCTCCTCTTTGACCCCTTGGGGGAGAACCCCAAGGCCCTCTCCCGGCTCCAGGGGGTGCTAGACTACCTCCCATGA
- a CDS encoding DUF433 domain-containing protein produces the protein MPRFSRITHDPRLFGGKATIRGLRLTVAALLRRLAYGERPEDLLRDYPELTLEDIREALAYAAWRLEEEEHALSL, from the coding sequence ATGCCCCGGTTTAGCCGGATCACCCACGATCCTCGCCTCTTCGGCGGTAAAGCCACCATCCGGGGGCTGCGCCTCACGGTGGCGGCCCTGCTCCGGCGGTTGGCCTACGGAGAACGCCCCGAGGACCTCCTCCGGGACTACCCCGAGCTTACCCTCGAGGACATTCGGGAAGCCCTCGCCTACGCCGCTTGGAGGCTGGAGGAGGAAGAGCACGCCCTAAGTCTGTGA
- a CDS encoding YceI family protein has translation MRWLLWAALLSLPALAQTFQVASGEARYRVREQLVGVGLTDAVGTTKAVRGEVRLQGGRVSGEFVVDLRELRSDQARRDNYLRQNTLETGRFPTATFRPKEVRGLPNPLPQSGKAAIQVVGDLTIRDVTEEVVWEGEAEFKGDEVRVFLKTEFPFEKFKLVQPRVPILLSVENRIRLEVELLLKRQ, from the coding sequence ATGCGTTGGCTTCTCTGGGCGGCGCTCCTTTCCCTTCCGGCCCTGGCCCAGACCTTCCAGGTGGCCTCGGGGGAGGCCCGCTACCGGGTTCGGGAGCAACTGGTGGGCGTTGGCCTAACGGACGCCGTGGGCACCACCAAGGCGGTCCGGGGGGAGGTCCGGCTCCAGGGGGGGCGGGTGAGCGGGGAGTTCGTGGTGGACCTGAGGGAGCTTAGGAGCGACCAGGCCCGGCGGGACAACTACCTGCGGCAGAACACCCTAGAAACCGGCCGCTTCCCCACCGCCACCTTCCGGCCCAAGGAGGTGAGGGGCCTGCCCAACCCCCTCCCCCAAAGCGGCAAGGCGGCCATCCAGGTGGTGGGGGACCTCACCATCCGGGACGTCACGGAGGAGGTGGTGTGGGAGGGAGAAGCGGAGTTCAAGGGCGACGAGGTGCGGGTCTTCCTGAAGACGGAGTTTCCCTTTGAGAAGTTCAAGCTGGTCCAGCCCCGGGTGCCCATCCTCCTGAGCGTGGAAAACCGCATCCGGCTGGAGGTGGAACTCCTCCTTAAACGCCAATGA
- the purC gene encoding phosphoribosylaminoimidazolesuccinocarboxamide synthase, whose protein sequence is MEKLYEGKAKVLYREGPDTLRVYFKDEATAFNAQKRGVIPGKGVVNNKVSAALFRYLEAHGVKTHFLEEVSDREMRVRRVEILPLEVILRFLAAGSFARRYGLKEGTPLGAPLLEFSLKNDALGDPLICENAVLALGLAGEEELEAVKRTTLKVGELLKAFFAERGLELVDFKLEFGRLGGEVLLADEISPDTMRLWDEKGEPLDKDRFRKDLGGVEEAYREVLRRVLG, encoded by the coding sequence ATGGAAAAGCTCTACGAGGGCAAGGCCAAGGTGCTCTACCGGGAAGGCCCGGACACCTTAAGGGTCTACTTCAAGGACGAGGCCACCGCCTTCAACGCGCAAAAGCGGGGGGTGATCCCGGGCAAGGGCGTGGTGAACAACAAGGTCTCGGCGGCCCTCTTCCGCTACCTCGAGGCCCACGGGGTCAAGACCCACTTCCTGGAGGAGGTCTCCGACCGGGAGATGCGGGTGCGGCGGGTGGAGATCCTCCCCCTGGAGGTGATCCTCCGCTTCCTGGCGGCGGGAAGCTTCGCCCGGCGCTACGGCCTGAAGGAGGGGACCCCGCTTGGGGCGCCCCTTCTGGAGTTCTCCCTCAAAAACGACGCCCTAGGGGACCCCTTGATCTGCGAGAACGCCGTCCTCGCCCTGGGGCTTGCAGGGGAAGAGGAGCTTGAGGCGGTGAAGCGCACCACCCTCAAGGTGGGCGAACTCCTCAAGGCCTTCTTCGCCGAGCGGGGCCTAGAGCTCGTGGACTTCAAGCTGGAGTTCGGGCGGCTTGGGGGGGAGGTCCTCCTCGCCGACGAGATCAGCCCCGACACCATGCGCCTTTGGGACGAAAAGGGGGAGCCTTTGGACAAGGACCGCTTCCGCAAGGACCTAGGCGGCGTGGAGGAGGCCTACCGGGAGGTGCTCCGGCGGGTCCTGGGGTAG
- the purB gene encoding adenylosuccinate lyase, with the protein MIARYQTPEMARLWSEESRYRMWARVEAYALEAWENLGEVPRGLAARLLAKLEEKPLDAAFAQRVAELEAVTRHDLVAFTRALVEWTGDEEVGRYLHLGLTSSDVVDTAQNALLVEALSLVLEELKGVEEALRALALRYKHTPAIARTHGVHAEPTSFGLRFLSFYAAFQRDEERLKRAQETIGVAMLSGSVGNYAHVPPEVEAHVASRLGLRPEPLSTQVVPRDRHAEVMAALALLGGNLERVAVELRHLQRTEVLEAQEPFREGQTGSSSMPHKKNPVGLENLTGVARLLRGYLGPALEDIALWHERDISHSSVERVVLPDATTLAHYALRRLKGILEGLEVFEENLARNLELTRGLVYSQQVLNALIARGLSRDKAYALVQRNALRSWEEERSFLELLEADPENPLKGEELRALFDPKPFLRHVDAIYARFGL; encoded by the coding sequence ATGATCGCCCGCTACCAGACGCCGGAGATGGCCCGCCTCTGGTCGGAGGAAAGCCGCTACCGGATGTGGGCCCGGGTGGAGGCCTACGCCCTCGAGGCCTGGGAGAACTTAGGGGAAGTGCCTAGGGGCCTTGCGGCGAGGCTTCTCGCCAAGCTAGAGGAAAAGCCCCTGGACGCCGCCTTCGCCCAAAGGGTGGCGGAGCTTGAGGCGGTAACCCGCCACGACCTGGTGGCCTTCACCCGGGCCCTAGTGGAGTGGACGGGGGACGAGGAGGTGGGGCGCTACCTCCACCTCGGCCTCACCAGCTCGGACGTGGTGGACACGGCGCAAAACGCCCTCCTGGTGGAGGCCCTAAGCCTCGTCCTGGAGGAGCTTAAGGGGGTGGAGGAGGCCCTTAGGGCCCTCGCCCTCCGCTACAAGCACACCCCCGCCATCGCCCGCACCCACGGGGTCCACGCCGAGCCCACGAGCTTCGGCCTCCGCTTCCTCTCCTTCTACGCCGCCTTCCAGAGGGACGAGGAACGGCTTAAGCGGGCGCAGGAGACCATCGGGGTCGCCATGCTCTCGGGCTCCGTGGGCAACTACGCCCACGTGCCCCCCGAGGTGGAGGCCCACGTGGCCTCTAGGCTTGGCCTCAGGCCCGAACCCCTTTCCACCCAGGTCGTCCCCCGGGACCGGCACGCCGAGGTCATGGCGGCCCTCGCCCTCCTGGGGGGGAACCTGGAGCGGGTGGCCGTGGAGCTACGCCACCTCCAGCGTACGGAGGTCCTCGAGGCCCAGGAGCCCTTCCGCGAGGGGCAGACGGGGAGTTCCTCCATGCCCCACAAGAAGAACCCCGTGGGCCTGGAGAACCTCACCGGGGTGGCGAGGCTGCTTAGGGGGTACCTAGGGCCCGCCCTGGAGGACATCGCCCTCTGGCACGAGCGGGACATCTCCCACTCCTCCGTGGAACGGGTCGTCCTCCCCGACGCCACCACCCTGGCCCACTACGCCCTAAGGCGCCTCAAGGGGATCCTCGAGGGCCTCGAGGTCTTTGAAGAGAACCTGGCCAGGAACCTGGAGCTCACCCGGGGCCTCGTCTACTCCCAGCAGGTCCTGAACGCCCTCATCGCCCGGGGCCTTTCACGGGACAAGGCCTACGCCCTCGTCCAGCGGAACGCCCTAAGGAGCTGGGAGGAGGAGCGGAGCTTCCTGGAACTCCTGGAGGCCGACCCCGAGAACCCCCTCAAGGGGGAGGAGCTGAGGGCCCTCTTTGACCCCAAGCCCTTCCTCCGGCACGTGGACGCCATCTACGCCCGCTTCGGGCTCTAA
- a CDS encoding uroporphyrinogen-III synthase translates to MVLLTRGKDRALLARLAALGIEAAEVALLEQVDLPAFALLPGRLKEGWDFVAVTSKEGARRLLLAWEAAGRPFLRVAAVGEGTAGVLRAGGLPPAFLPPRATAKDLARAFPQAERVLFVAGDLAGWELEEGLRARGVEVERLEVYATRERPLAPEERELLEQAQVVAFFSPSGVRAFARWTAKRPKAAAIGPSTGEEARRLGFPVVEAESPGLEGLFSALLRALGR, encoded by the coding sequence GTGGTGCTCCTCACGAGGGGGAAGGATAGGGCGCTTCTTGCGAGGCTTGCCGCCCTCGGGATAGAGGCGGCGGAGGTGGCCCTTCTGGAGCAGGTGGACCTCCCCGCCTTTGCCCTCCTCCCGGGGAGGCTCAAGGAGGGGTGGGACTTCGTGGCCGTCACCTCCAAGGAGGGGGCAAGGCGCCTCCTCCTTGCCTGGGAAGCGGCGGGGCGCCCCTTTCTGAGGGTGGCTGCCGTGGGGGAGGGCACGGCGGGGGTCCTGAGGGCGGGGGGGCTTCCCCCGGCCTTCCTGCCCCCACGGGCCACGGCCAAGGACCTGGCCCGGGCCTTCCCCCAGGCGGAAAGGGTCCTCTTCGTGGCCGGGGACTTGGCGGGGTGGGAGCTGGAGGAGGGGCTTAGGGCGCGGGGGGTGGAGGTGGAGCGCCTCGAGGTCTACGCCACCCGGGAGCGGCCCCTTGCCCCAGAGGAGCGGGAGCTTTTGGAACAGGCCCAGGTGGTGGCCTTCTTCAGCCCAAGCGGGGTGCGGGCCTTCGCCCGCTGGACGGCTAAGCGTCCCAAGGCGGCCGCCATCGGCCCGAGCACCGGGGAGGAGGCCCGGAGGCTTGGCTTCCCCGTGGTGGAGGCGGAAAGCCCGGGGCTAGAAGGGCTTTTTTCTGCCCTTCTCCGGGCCCTTGGGCGGTAG